The DNA sequence tttttatagtaccttcttttttaaaattctcaaaattcgTGACACACTTCAGCATCAATTCAAgaatattcttttaaattttcattaaaaaatatggaaaaataaaccagtggtagtggggagagacgagtcacttaaaaaaaattctccataCCATAGGCAgaataactcatgactgcctcatctggaataaaaaaaaccaaaaaaattttttagtacataagtttgatggatttgaacgaaagaataaacaaaatattcatttttaaatttttggtaaaggcGCAATGAAAAAACTCGaatttttcccaaaaatttCTCTACTTTGAGGTggctcgtctctccccactgcCATTGGCTcgtttttcattatttttttttgataatttaggAGAATATTCTTAGATTGAAGCTTAAGCgtgtcacaaattttgaaaattttaatcacgAAATtaccccaaaaaaaaaattcccaaaaattgtcttttttatttttttgtatctcaaaCTAACTTTCccttaataatataaataaattttatgttacagGTGATATGATAAAATTACGTGCAACAGATGCACGAGCGCGGCAAGAATGGGTCGACAAATTACGAGCAGTAACTGAAATGTACACACGGGCGATAGCCAGCAGTCATCCACCTCTACCACCACGTGAGCACTCGTCAAATCCACCCCGGACACCTGTTGACAAACTCGAAGTACTCGATGCATTTGCCAATTGTCGGGAACAATTAAACAAAGTAGAGAAACAAAACCAAACCCTCGTCACCTCCATCGAATCATCGGATTTTCATCTCGATCCCGATTTGCTGATACTTAAAGCCCTCGTACAATCAACCGTAACTACTTTAAATCAATGTCTAAATATTCTTTATCAGTAATacaaattagataaatttattatttatttttaatcaaatacattaattaattaattgattaattaattagacgaGGGGACCGTTGACTTTtggaagtaattttttttatagtcatTTTATTGTAACAAAAGTCTAGATTTATTAGAAGTTATCAATTatgtatgattttattaatttcttaattattatcatatattttatatttattttaattaattatttagaaaaatattttttttttgggaaacaaattttatttttgtaaagaagACTAAATTTCTTGTAAAATGACTACCCACAAAggtatgtttaaaaaaagtcatttttttggtaaCTGGCCGCGAATTAACCGCGAGTTGGTGGGGAAGATAAAGTTGGTTTAAATATATTGACGTGGGTACTCAAATTAAAGAGAAATGTATGAGGAATATGattatggtgaaaaaaaatttttttgaaattttttttgacttttttttttggaattaaatatagtgatgtgggtactcaaactagAGGAAATAAGATGACTGACAAagatctaattttatttttgacgaGTACTACATCTGACAAttaatactgtaaaaaatcccATACTTTTTAcccgtaaattttattatctgtgaaaataaatatagagaAAGAGTAgaaatataattgtaaaaataaaatttagtactTTTTCGAGTTCAGTTTCTCTAGATATTTCAGCTAGAAAATAAAcagacaatttaatttattaaaattatcaaggcagcaaaaaattaattacttattaaagtgaaaaaaaatattaaatgcaaATGCATAtcaatagttaattttttcattactgaattatatttaaaataacagacttgtaattattttaaaaaaataaaaataaattacgtaaaatttttgtataaaaattactggtccccttaataatttaaattaagaattataataattattgagtactttaatatcataaaaatatatgtatagatatatgtatatatatttaatatgtgtTATTGTCTTGacgaaaaatgatattttatctatagataaaaatataaaatgtcaCTGGATAATTAccatagataaaaaaaaattaactagtAGGTattgagttaaaattttattttaaacatttatcgaaagaatatcaatattttttttttattatatatttaaatgtgaTGGCTGTTGGTTGTAGACTcagaaattttacttaatgtTAATTAAGACACTTCGGTAATTGACAAATAAGGAATTTCTTGCGCCAGAATATTAGGATGAAGAGGCTTcattatatattgaaaataaaaataattatatgaaaggaatattgaaatattgcgggatttttaaaaaattactggactaggattttcaaaaattcatttaaagcTCAAAGTTTATCTTTATCTAGGACCGAATTGACCCGCGGAGCTCTGATCTAGCAGCAGAGCTGCAATAAAACATGaagcaaaaatataattccacttcattattatttttttttcataaattttgacATCCAGCAGCAGCGATTGTGATGCTCCATAACTTTTTCTACCCACGAATCTTCActactgaataaaaaattatttttttcctgcagtgtaaatattaatttatcatcaacaataaattaattttgaaaggtAGCGGTAGGTTTTTTTTGTCGCTGTTGTGTTTTCGATAAATGTTTATGAGAAACTTATCACACCAGTACATTAGTTTAGTACATTAATTAAAGTGATCGTATTTGATTTTGTTAAACACGCACTTTGTTCGCTACAGTGCGCCTACATAAAAAAGCGCGCACCTCAATCgcttaaataatcataattattacaattctattttttatcattactgCTATCACAAATATGTAcacgtaatttcaaaatttttttaataaaaaaaatgtaaattgaaaacaaattttttctttttacaaaaaaaaaaaacttccttGAATAGatcgaatgaaaaaaatgcgAAAAGGAGGCTGGTAAATCAATGCCAAGGATCATTAAGTAAGTGAAGGTGAACAAGATCcaacaatttacttttaaaacctccatatatatatttatatatatttttcattatttctatAAAGAACTTAAATATAACTCATTTGTAATACTCGTTGGCTTGTgtctagtatatatatatatatatatacttgatattaattagttaattactttttttaatgacgtataaaaatgagattttatctatcgataaaaatataagccaatgaatttttgactatatttaaaaaaagaaatactgtatataattttgatggtatatttttattttctacttttataaggaaaataatatatatatttttttttattaaataatgaattgtgATAGAGGCTGACAGCAGTCTTAGTCACCAAGTTTTGTCTATTGTTACTTAAGGCACTGAAGAAATTGACAAATAAGTAATATCTTGAGCCATAGCGGTGGGGTCTGGAAGCCTCACTGGACAACTCGTGTGTTTGAACCGATGATCTAAACATACTCTTATTTCTTTCAAATAAGTTAAGTCATTTGcctgaaattgaaaataaaaataattatatgaaaggaatattgaaatattgcgggatttttaaaaaattactggactgggattttcaaaaatttatttaaagctcAAAGTTTATAcgtcagtttttaaattttacgaaTTCTTTATCCCCGTGTTGAAATCTTGTGCAAATTTCACCTGAGACTTTTCAGTAATTCAGTAAGTAGATGTCTGGCGCTTGATACGACTTTGGTTCCTGCTACAGACACGTGTAAAACATTCAAACTCAAAGTCTTGCGCAAAACTCGCACAAGTATCgaatcatatattttacctAAACAATTATACGACTGTACCTctgatatattaataattaataaattgcaaTGTCATGCAAATAGTTGATGCGAAAGACTTGCGCAAGATATTTAGCTGACGACACATACACATGATCTGCAGCAGATTTGCGCAAGACACTTGACATAACTGTCTCTGTCACTCTACGCACATATATTGTGGCCCCGATAGAGGGGCAGAGCGCCAGAGacagttatttaaaatgtctTGCAGAAATCTGTTGCAGATAATGTGTATGGAtctttaaaaactttattactCACGTCTTTCACAAAAACTGCGTAAGAAATTTTGATCAATGTgtcatatattaaatatctacAATATAATTGCTTACAATAACATGTGCAAGTGATCGATAAATCTTGCCTGAATATCTGATGAAAGATTTATAGTTACATTAAGACGCAAGACacagaaaaagtttttttaaagccGTTTTCACAAGACTTGCGCAAAACAGTTGTGAAATTgtctttaaaaaatgaattacccGTAGTTAATTTTTCTGTTAAAACTTTACGATAATTGTCTTGCGCAGTCACTTGCCACAGACATTTTGTCTGCGCAGGAAATGTCACAGACCGTAATTTCGTtacctttaaaattttccacccGAATCCCGTCAATGTTTCaggtgttaaaaaataaatctgctagcttttaataattttatcgttaAAAAGTAACTTACCGTGTCCTTCCAAGTTATAATTTCTGGCATACTATAATGATGAGAAATAGTATCATATATCTGTTGTAAAGTCATTGTAGCTCCAGGAACAAAACCTGCTCGATGCAAAATATCTCCAAATCTATATGTATTTCCCAAACTAAGTGCCTTTTTGAAGTAACCCTCAAGGTCATTGATAAATATCGAACGTGCAGCACACTTGCCATGCTTGTCCCATTCATGTTGCCAGAAATGTTCATTGTCTGATGATACCGAGAACCAGTCGCTATCTAACTGATGTCTTATCCTATTCAATTTACTAACATCAAAAGGCATATTCCTGACATCACAGGCTTTCGGCGGAGTTGTTATCAAACCTTGTTTGTTTGGCCATAATCCATGGACTGTCCATTTATCTTCTCTTGGCACAGGTGCTGCTCTTCTTATGTGTGTTGAATGAATAATAGTAGGTGACCAAAACATAGAAAATGCATAATAGTCAAAACAACTTTGAGGTGTTGATCCTTGTTTACCACATGCTATTTTTTTCTGCTGTTTTGGTGGAATATCGTCCAGTGATCTACGGTTTGGTAATACACCAGGATTTAGATGCTGGTTACTAAAACCTGGACCTTGTTGATGCTGGTTACTGGGACCTGCAGCTTGTTGATGCTGGTTACTAGGACCTGCAGCTTGTTGATGCTGGTTACTGGGACCTGCAGCTTGTTGATGCTGGTTACTAGGACCTGGAGCATGTTGATGCTGGTTACTAGGACCTGGTAAATTCTGATTATGACCACCAGGAACAGGATTCTGTTGATTATTAGAAGACTGAGTAGGAGGTcgagttttcatttttagatGTAGATCTTTAACTTGCTGTAGTTTCTGTTTCTTCTCATTGCGCGTAAGACTTCTGTCAGATGAAATAGCTTTTTTATGTGCAGCAACGAAATCTTTAATAGCAGCTGGCTGAACTGGCAACGACGCAAGATCATTCGAAGTATGGAAATCAGGTATTTGTCTTCTTCTAACTATTCCTGAAACATGGTTTGTTGGAATTGCTACGGCATCATTCTGGAGAAGTTGTCTCATGTCATATCTAGTTCGTGGATCGAAACTTTGAGCGGCGAAACTTTTCGGTGACGGTGTGGGAGCTGGAAGTGGATTAGGTGATGGAAATCTCGAGGGAGAACTAGAACGTGAACTATGTCCAGAAGTAGGTGGTGAGTGGTGTTGACTAGTAGATGGTCTGGGTGGTAAAATATGTCTATTACTGCTGTATTGTAGCCTTTGGAATGGATTAACTGGAGATGGAAAAGGTGACGGAGCTCCGGAAGGTGAAGGATGATGGGATGAATGAAGAGAATTTGATGAAAAGTATCCAGATGATGTTGATGATGAATGAGAAAGTGGAAGGTGAGATGGTCGTCTTGAAGATCCAGCTGATGATGTTGATGGTCCTGGTGATGGTGATCGTGTTCTTGTAAAGTGAGAGTTAGCAGGGTCATAATGCGTGACCTGAGTACTTGGTGGACGATAATTGCCTGCAGATCCTGAACGACCATAAGATGAACGAGCTGGAGATCTTGTTGCTCTGTTGATTATTTAGAAAACGCTGATTATATTCAGAGTTTGTTAAGGGCTGAGAGCTATTAGGCCACGACGCagcgattaaaaatttaaaaaaaaatctggcgAAAGTTTTTCTGAGCACCTGGGCAAAATGGCCCGGCTGTATaatctgataaaataaattttttttttatgaaacgaaattaaaatttaattatttttcaagccGATCGTCGGAgccgtaaataaattatttttattataaatatttatacataattggatagtcatttaattttagttttattaaagtatgtaagataattaaaagtgggaaaaaaaataataaaacaaaaaattttaaaaataatttttaaaagtcggCCATTGGCGCCAaagagattttatttttaaaaatataaataattgaaaaataatttattattttgtcgaaatagatttaaattatttttatcagccgGCTCGTCGTGCCCCAGTCtctattatagaaaaaaaatcacccgataaattttcatgagCGGCctggatgttaaaaaaaaaataataaacttacgaTCTTGATCTAGAACTGGGTCGACCCGCGGAGCTCTGATCTAGCAGCAGAGCTGCAATAAAACATGaagcaaaaatataattccacttcattattattttttttttataaattttgacatTCAGCAGCAGCGATTGTGATGCTCCTTAACTTTTTCTACCCACGAATCTTTactactaaataaaaaattatttttttcctgcagtgtaactattaatttattatctacaataaattactttaaaagaTACGGATGGGTCTTTCGCACTAATGAGCTTCCATCAATATTTATCAGAAAGTCGTCACTTCATTAATTATGACGTCTGTAGAAAATTATCggattaatcataattattaatttgtaacaaGAACTACAAACTAcgtcatcaaaaaaatttataaataaaaaagcgcGCATCCCAATcgcttaaataattataattattacaattctatttttcattattactgTTATCACAAATATGTAcacgtaatttcaaaatttttttaataaaaaaaatgtaaattgaaaacaaattttttctttttacaaaaaaaaaaaacttccttGAATAGatcgaatgaaaaaaatgcgAAAAGGAGGCTGGTAAATCAATGCCAAGGATCATTAAGTAGGTGAAGGTGAACAAGATCcaacaatttacttttaaaacctccatatatatatttatatatatttttcattatttctacAAAGAACTTAAATACAACTCATTTGTAATTCTCGTTGGCTTGTGtctagttaaatatttattaataaagtttaattgttttttatttaagttattaattaattaattaattattaaaggtttagtatgtaaaaaaaaaaaaattttgtgggaTGATATCACAAGTAAtaaactttgttttttataaataatgtcgGACACGGAAAAGGATATACCTGTTTTTACATATCGTAGATTAATATCATTGCATATTGAGGATGagtcagaaaataaaaataataagatttgTGGTTTTCATTTGACACGCTCCCCATGGGATCCTTATCCATGGATCAGTTACGTTGAACCTGGAAGTATTGCTGATAAATCTGGccttaagttattaattttatttttttttgatttcttgAACTGGCttagtgaaatttaaaatttatgttacacATGTGTTCGTGATGTGATTTCATgaagtttgagtacccacatcgatatattttaaaaatcaaaaaaaaaattttgaaaaattttttttttggaaaataaagTCGAATTCAGTGAATTTGACGTCATTCtgagtaaaatgagtacccacaagcgtacatttaaaaatacttgatattaaaatcaaaatggCCGCCAtgttaatgattaattaactcattaaattaatgtacGACCATATTATCGTAATGTAGCTTTGTGGGTATTCATTTTACTCGTAATTACATCAGCTAATGATATATTctgtgaattttataattaagtcagtttagaaaattttaattacaaaattaatgaattattttaatggaaatcaaattttagaGCCGGTGATTGTCTTTTGGACATAAATTCAACTGATATAGTTGGATTAAGGGTCAAAGAAATAGCTTCGTTAATAAAACGTGACCCTGGGGTCAcaataaatttacaagtatgGCGTCATGATGATGAAAATCAGGATACATCTGAATTTGGCGTCGCAGTATCAGGACCACTTCCTTCTTTGGCACGTAAATTAGCTAAAGCCGTTTCGGGTACAATTTGTGCACTAGAGTGTCCAATTTGTCTAGAAACTGCCTCATCACCAGTATCTCAGTGTGTCCATGGTCATATTTTGTGTTCAAACTGTCGTAAAAAAACCCCGAGATGCCCAATATGTAGAATTAGGTTAGGTCAGGGCAGGTGTCTACTCGctgatcaaattcaaataaatattcgtGATGCTTATCAAGAAGATTTCTCACGTCTACTATCTCAAGCTTCAGCAAATGGTCAAATTTTAAGCTCAGCTttgagagaaaaattatttggtaaaTCTGTCGGTAAAAATACTGccgataaaaaagaaaatgcgATTTTACCAGCTGTACAGATTAAGCGACGGCTGGGACGATTTCTTctaggtagatttttttacccaCTAGTagtctactaaatttattttactgaccGTCGACACAACagtttttaaatgtttgtaCCGACAGTTGATCCAacagtcaactttttttttaccgacagttgatttttttaggaGGTTTTGATAAAGCAGCATCTgttgataatttaacaaatgaaccgtcatcatcatcatcagcatcACCATTACCATGTTATCGGCGATTAGGGGAATTATTTACCGGCGATCGGGCGAAATCTGCAAGTACTGGAGAATTACGTGAAGATAGAGATCATTCATCTGGAAATAAGATCCAATTAAATGGCTCCCAATTGGAgggaaatagaaatttttataaaaattcaagtggATATTTAAGTGTTCCCGCGCCATCGACGCCTTGTTGGGGTGGTTCTATGGAATCCGTTGTCAACTCATTTCCTTGTCCGCTGAGTTATAAAACTTCTTGCTATGAGCCCGTTCATaacgaaaatttaattgagcATTTTGGTAAAAATCATCAGATCGTACAAATTCACTTCTATGGATCTAAAATAACTATCCcgataaaaatagattttaattgtGATACTATTCATGTTATTCATTATgccaatgatttatttttctttcatgtaagtatttttttgaaatttgcaGAGTAGAGaaatttttgggaaaaaatgaatgggattttttaaaagggGATGAAATACCctgtaaaatgagtaccaacatcGATATATTTTGTCGGGGTCACCAAAAAATGTCTTAATTGTgtattatattgtttttttgtattatgggaaaaaataatttttttgaagaaaaatgagGCGGGTATTTGAgtaggaaatgaaattttgcgtaaaatgagtacccacatcgatataaTTAGAGAGAGctgttttaattgttaataaaaattaatttaattgtttaaagaGCGGCCATTTTGGATTTttgatggaatttttttatatatgttgtgggtactcattttactcgTAATTACATTAGGAATAATATGAacatattgattaaaaaaaaaattaatttcaaaaaaaaaaagttgaaaattattttcgtggCGCGAAAATCTGAGTGTACGTTAagcgaaattttaataaaaaattttactagacctaattaataattatgaaaaaagtaagtgaaaaaatgatcaaaatatTGAGAAATTGTTTATACCGCTGCCATGTTGGATTCGGTGACTCGCCAAAATAtagtcatgtgggtactcaaactcGAGGAAATCACTTCAGGAATTCAAATTTCcacttaatttttcaaaaaaaattactcgaaaaaaaaaatttgcacaaATCACCACCGACGagcaaattaatattttataatttgtctaGTTGGAGCAAGAGACAGCATGGATGACAAGCCCCTCAACTAAAGGCGAGTGGATTCTACACGGCAGAAGTTCTGAAAAcacggaaataaaattaaaacgtcAGATCACTAAAATCGATACCGTAAAACCAGTTGCCGATCTCGCGCCAATTCCCAAGGCATTTAATATCATAGTTCTGGATATTGAGTTACTGGTATCACAGTCCGAGGGTCTAGATATTtaatactataaataataaaatttaaattgtcaatgattaacaattttttttatttcgtataCAAAAAGGTACaaaagatataattattatagttacAATTACAATAACACATACTGTGTTCAATCACTTATTACAAGTAAATTTAtcttgtataataataataatcacttatactataaataattgagcataaatattgataattaataagttcattaaaaattatgaaagctcgtggataaaattttgtcaatttttgatttcaccgatttatgaacaataataataataattattattattgttacttagtactataattttcaaggcacataaaaatataaaatatgaagttTTAAACCAATTTAtttcgttttatatttttcaacaatttggaagacttaattattaataacgattattttaataataaaaatatttttaaagtgaatatgtaattttttacttaaaaaaatgggAAAGATTCTGTTGAGTAAGGGCAGCACTAGCCTTCGGCTCGTGAAGCTAATGGGAAACGAGTgcgtttttatttgaaaaaaatttaagtatggGTGTagataatcatgaaaaatatgttCCATGTAATGGGAGTTGATTTTACTGAGTGATGGCAGCATTAGCCTCCGGCTCATGGAGCCAAAGGTCAAGCGATTTtgacgaaattttaaattcaagttgTCAGTAAGATTATACAGTAAGTAGACTTGATAAATCATTGTTATgaggtaatttataatttattagtacACACTTGGGGTAAGTGTACTCGAGcctcgaaaaatttaatctttcaaTGACTAGattttgagaaaatattttttttattaagtttcaaTGCaggaaattatgaaaaataaatgtgatGTGATAAaggtaaattttactgtatgATGGCAGCAGTAGCCTTTGGCTCAGGCAGCCAACTTTACCGTCAATGTCAAGTGAGTGTATTCTACCctcacaaaatttaattattagtacaaataattattaaaattaagtttcatgtcataaaagttaattttactgtATGATGGTAGCAGTAGCCTTCGGCTAAAGCCGCCAATTTCACGATCAATGCGTTCTAgcctcataaaatttaattactagtaCAGATAACTTACTACAAATGAGTTTGATatcataaaagtaaattttactgtatgATGGCAGCAGTAGCCTTCGGCTCAGGCAGCCAACTTCTTAGTCAACGGAATGTGAGTGTGTTCTAacgataaaaatgttaattatcagTACAGATAATCgctaaaagtaaattttatgtcacgaaaatgaatttttgtatGTTGGCAGCAGTAGCCTTCGGCTCACGGTGCCAACATTCCGTAGTTTCCGCAAAAATAAAcgtatttaaacaaaaaaaaatacatattcaCTATGTTTAACAATAGCTTAAGCTAATTAttactcaaattattattagtattgtGTATGTCCTTCATATAAGGATAATAAAATGCATAATCTCCGGTAAGGGCAGCTCTGCCCGCAAGAATATTATAAGAACTTTCTAGAACACTTTTAGCAACTTCTTTAGACGGGACTCTGATAGTCAAATTTATTGACTGATCTTTATTTGCttgcaataaaattcttttgcCTGGTGGTGgctggggtaaaatggacccgAATGACGgcaatgaattattattacaattgatGTTATTGTgattaatgggaatttttttagctttacgTTTCTTCCCACGGGAAGTTAAAgattcttcttctttttctttgtcGCGCTTCGGGCAACTGCAGACACGGACTTCGATGCTACGGCGTCCGACTATTTCACGAGTCCCAGTTTCCAAAGTGAATACTAGCTGAGTTGCGCGACGATTCATTCCAGTAGAGCAGCtgtttttacagtaaaatataaaatctagAGGAACATACGAGCAGCCTGGCTGAGGGGCACCCAGGGGAATTATTACCGAATTATGTCCGTTGATGTCCTCGTAATAACTACGGGGGTGAATGCAACGGACGACTTGTTTCAGAATTTCCGGGGGCATGTTTCGATTTGATGGACTGTCGGTCCCGATGTGATTGTGGCAGCGCATCACTGGATCTCCTCGGTAACGATCTTCTGCATAAACGAGAGTCGTACGGAGATATAGATTTTCAACAGCCGGTGACCATTGGAAGCGTAATGGCTGCCGCTGCTCCATGTCGATGAAGATTTTTCTCAAAGCAGTCGAGTACTGgtggcaaaattttttattcattagtttttaattttaattacggcgaaactatcagagatACGGCAAAAATGTAttgagatatttttgtaggaaatttaatttactacaaaaaaggtccttatgaGTTTTCATGTAAAATCTATAGTTGAGACGCTAGAGTGCTAGAAGttcgaatagaataaattttctaaaaaaaaaaaaatacttacgaCGCTACTTTTTCCTTTACCCTGGGGtataaacaattcaaaattatatttcccaGGAAATTCCTCGATAATTGGAACAGTAATTGATGATTGCCGTGGATCAAATTGCAATGGATCGATAGCTATCCCATGGGGATTGATATTGTCTTGC is a window from the Microplitis demolitor isolate Queensland-Clemson2020A chromosome 4, iyMicDemo2.1a, whole genome shotgun sequence genome containing:
- the LOC103570993 gene encoding oxysterol-binding protein-related protein 11, with translation MNPSLRHRYEGQLHKYTNAMKGWQFRWFILSPETGELHYFLSESEKNQRPRCSIYLAGAVIAPSDEDSNTFTVNSATGDMIKLRATDARARQEWVDKLRAVTEMYTRAIASSHPPLPPREHSSNPPRTPVDKLEVLDAFANCREQLNKVEKQNQTLVTSIESSDFHLDPDLLILKALVQSTVTTLNQCLNILYQ
- the LOC103571019 gene encoding uncharacterized protein LOC103571019, which encodes MKWNYIFASCFIAALLLDQSSAGRPSSRSRSATRSPARSSYGRSGSAGNYRPPSTQVTHYDPANSHFTRTRSPSPGPSTSSAGSSRRPSHLPLSHSSSTSSGYFSSNSLHSSHHPSPSGAPSPFPSPVNPFQRLQYSSNRHILPPRPSTSQHHSPPTSGHSSRSSSPSRFPSPNPLPAPTPSPKSFAAQSFDPRTRYDMRQLLQNDAVAIPTNHVSGIVRRRQIPDFHTSNDLASLPVQPAAIKDFVAAHKKAISSDRSLTRNEKKQKLQQVKDLHLKMKTRPPTQSSNNQQNPVPGGHNQNLPGPSNQHQHAPGPSNQHQQAAGPSNQHQQAAGPSNQHQQAAGPSNQHQQGPGFSNQHLNPGVLPNRRSLDDIPPKQQKKIACGKQGSTPQSCFDYYAFSMFWSPTIIHSTHIRRAAPVPREDKWTVHGLWPNKQGLITTPPKACDVRNMPFDVSKLNRIRHQLDSDWFSVSSDNEHFWQHEWDKHGKCAARSIFINDLEGYFKKALSLGNTYRFGDILHRAGFVPGATMTLQQIYDTISHHYSMPEIITWKDTANDLTYLKEIRVCLDHRFKHTSCPVRLPDPTAMAQDITYLSISSVP
- the LOC103571003 gene encoding uncharacterized protein LOC103571003 isoform X3 is translated as MPRIIKAGDCLLDINSTDIVGLRVKEIASLIKRDPGVTINLQVWRHDDENQDTSEFGVAVSGPLPSLARKLAKAVSGTICALECPICLETASSPVSQCVHGHILCSNCRKKTPRCPICRIRLGQGRCLLADQIQINIRDAYQEDFSRLLSQASANGQILSSALREKLFGKSVGKNTADKKENAILPAVQIKRRLGRFLLGGFDKAASVDNLTNEPSSSSSASPLPCYRRLGELFTGDRAKSASTGELREDRDHSSGNKIQLNGSQLEGNRNFYKNSSGYLSVPAPSTPCWGGSMESVVNSFPCPLSYKTSCYEPVHNENLIEHFGKNHQIVQIHFYGSKITIPIKIDFNCDTIHVIHYANDLFFFHLEQETAWMTSPSTKGEWILHGRSSENTEIKLKRQITKIDTVKPVADLAPIPKAFNIIVLDIELLVSQSEGLDI
- the LOC103571003 gene encoding uncharacterized protein LOC103571003 isoform X1, encoding MSDTEKDIPVFTYRRLISLHIEDESENKNNKICGFHLTRSPWDPYPWISYVEPGSIADKSGLKAGDCLLDINSTDIVGLRVKEIASLIKRDPGVTINLQVWRHDDENQDTSEFGVAVSGPLPSLARKLAKAVSGTICALECPICLETASSPVSQCVHGHILCSNCRKKTPRCPICRIRLGQGRCLLADQIQINIRDAYQEDFSRLLSQASANGQILSSALREKLFGKSVGKNTADKKENAILPAVQIKRRLGRFLLGGFDKAASVDNLTNEPSSSSSASPLPCYRRLGELFTGDRAKSASTGELREDRDHSSGNKIQLNGSQLEGNRNFYKNSSGYLSVPAPSTPCWGGSMESVVNSFPCPLSYKTSCYEPVHNENLIEHFGKNHQIVQIHFYGSKITIPIKIDFNCDTIHVIHYANDLFFFHLEQETAWMTSPSTKGEWILHGRSSENTEIKLKRQITKIDTVKPVADLAPIPKAFNIIVLDIELLVSQSEGLDI
- the LOC103571003 gene encoding uncharacterized protein LOC103571003 isoform X2, with product MIYSVNFIIKAGDCLLDINSTDIVGLRVKEIASLIKRDPGVTINLQVWRHDDENQDTSEFGVAVSGPLPSLARKLAKAVSGTICALECPICLETASSPVSQCVHGHILCSNCRKKTPRCPICRIRLGQGRCLLADQIQINIRDAYQEDFSRLLSQASANGQILSSALREKLFGKSVGKNTADKKENAILPAVQIKRRLGRFLLGGFDKAASVDNLTNEPSSSSSASPLPCYRRLGELFTGDRAKSASTGELREDRDHSSGNKIQLNGSQLEGNRNFYKNSSGYLSVPAPSTPCWGGSMESVVNSFPCPLSYKTSCYEPVHNENLIEHFGKNHQIVQIHFYGSKITIPIKIDFNCDTIHVIHYANDLFFFHLEQETAWMTSPSTKGEWILHGRSSENTEIKLKRQITKIDTVKPVADLAPIPKAFNIIVLDIELLVSQSEGLDI
- the LOC103571032 gene encoding cellular tumor antigen p53; the encoded protein is MIINQPEMCTTIGYSGSQESDLYDSTVFDEISSHVDLSNLPILENEEDTMEKKYDLHPQQDNINPHGIAIDPLQFDPRQSSITVPIIEEFPGKYNFELFIPQGKGKSSVYSTALRKIFIDMEQRQPLRFQWSPAVENLYLRTTLVYAEDRYRGDPVMRCHNHIGTDSPSNRNMPPEILKQVVRCIHPRSYYEDINGHNSVIIPLGAPQPGCSYVPLDFIFYCKNSCSTGMNRRATQLVFTLETGTREIVGRRSIEVRVCSCPKRDKEKEEESLTSRGKKRKAKKIPINHNNINCNNNSLPSFGSILPQPPPGKRILLQANKDQSINLTIRVPSKEVAKSVLESSYNILAGRAALTGDYAFYYPYMKDIHNTNNNLSNN